Proteins found in one Pseudomonas sp. P8_241 genomic segment:
- the kdpA gene encoding potassium-transporting ATPase subunit KdpA, giving the protein MHSYDYWLILGFFAVVLVPAPFLGRFYYKVMEGQRTWLTPILGPVERGCYRVAGVDPQTEQSWQKYTLALLAFNLAGFLLLFAILVFQGHLPLNPQNLPGQEWTLAFNTAVSFMTNTNWQGYSGEASLSYLSQMVGLTVQNFVSAATGLAVLVALCRGIGRRSTKTLGNFWVDMTRATLYGLLPLCLLLALYLVWQGVPQTFAQYVNALTMQGVDQVIPLGPAASQIAIKQLGTNGGGFFGVNSAHPFENPTAWSNLFEVASIILIPVALVFTFGHYVKDLRQSRAIIACMLALFLIGGATSLWAENQPNPTLDNVAVEQTAPLEGKESRFGTTATVLWSVTTTAASNGSVNGMHDSLNPLSGMVAMVNMMVGEVIFGGVGAGLYGMLLNVLIAVFLAGLMIGRTPEYLGKKLQAREVQLLVLTLMVMPIGVLVLGAIAASLPGPVASVSNPGAHGFSQLLYAYTSASANNGSAFAGFGANTPFHNVMLGLGMLIGRFGYILPVLALAGSLAMKKTAPIGQNSFPTHGPLFVTLLTVTILLVGGLTFLPTLALGPIAEHLSMGF; this is encoded by the coding sequence ATGCACAGTTATGACTATTGGCTGATCCTTGGGTTTTTCGCGGTGGTATTGGTTCCGGCACCGTTTCTCGGGCGCTTCTACTACAAGGTCATGGAAGGTCAGCGCACCTGGCTGACGCCGATTCTGGGACCGGTGGAGCGTGGCTGCTATCGGGTGGCCGGGGTTGATCCGCAAACCGAACAGAGTTGGCAGAAATACACGCTGGCCTTGCTCGCGTTCAACCTTGCAGGCTTCTTGCTGTTGTTCGCGATCCTGGTGTTTCAGGGCCACTTGCCGCTCAATCCACAAAACCTGCCGGGCCAGGAATGGACGCTGGCGTTCAACACCGCTGTCAGCTTCATGACCAACACTAACTGGCAGGGCTACAGCGGTGAAGCATCCCTGAGTTACCTCAGCCAGATGGTCGGTCTCACCGTGCAGAACTTTGTCAGCGCGGCCACCGGGCTCGCTGTTCTGGTTGCGTTGTGTCGAGGAATCGGTCGCAGGTCAACCAAAACCCTGGGCAACTTCTGGGTCGACATGACCCGCGCCACCCTCTATGGCCTGCTGCCGCTGTGTCTGTTGCTGGCGCTTTATCTGGTCTGGCAGGGGGTGCCGCAAACCTTCGCACAATATGTGAATGCGCTGACGATGCAGGGCGTCGATCAGGTGATTCCGCTTGGTCCGGCCGCGAGCCAGATTGCGATCAAGCAACTGGGCACCAACGGTGGAGGGTTCTTCGGCGTGAACTCTGCGCATCCGTTCGAGAACCCGACCGCGTGGAGCAACCTGTTCGAAGTCGCATCAATCATTTTGATTCCGGTGGCGCTGGTGTTCACCTTTGGCCACTACGTAAAAGACCTGCGTCAGAGCCGCGCAATCATCGCCTGCATGCTTGCGCTGTTTCTGATTGGCGGAGCGACGTCGCTGTGGGCTGAAAATCAACCGAATCCGACCTTGGACAACGTAGCCGTTGAACAGACCGCGCCGCTCGAAGGCAAGGAATCGCGCTTCGGCACCACCGCCACGGTGCTGTGGTCGGTGACCACCACGGCGGCCTCCAACGGTTCGGTCAACGGCATGCACGACAGCCTCAACCCCCTGAGCGGCATGGTGGCGATGGTCAACATGATGGTCGGCGAAGTGATCTTCGGTGGCGTGGGCGCCGGGCTCTACGGCATGTTGCTCAACGTGTTGATCGCGGTATTCCTCGCGGGGCTGATGATTGGCCGCACGCCGGAATACCTCGGCAAGAAACTGCAAGCGAGGGAAGTGCAACTGTTGGTGCTGACCTTGATGGTCATGCCGATTGGCGTGCTGGTGCTCGGCGCAATCGCCGCCAGTCTGCCGGGGCCGGTGGCCTCGGTGAGCAACCCCGGTGCCCATGGTTTCAGCCAGTTGCTCTACGCCTACACCTCGGCCAGCGCTAACAACGGCTCCGCGTTCGCTGGTTTTGGTGCCAACACCCCGTTCCACAACGTGATGTTGGGGCTGGGTATGTTGATCGGCCGCTTCGGCTACATCCTTCCGGTACTGGCTCTGGCTGGCAGCCTGGCGATGAAGAAAACCGCCCCGATTGGTCAGAACAGCTTCCCGACCCATGGTCCGCTGTTCGTGACTTTATTGACCGTGACTATTTTGCTGGTGGGCGGCCTGACGTTCCTGCCGACCCTGGCGCTAGGCCCTATCGCTGAACATCTGAGCATGGGCTTCTGA
- the kdpB gene encoding potassium-transporting ATPase subunit KdpB, giving the protein MNMPAIKPVAVKASEQPKTAISALWRPALVQAFVKLDPRQLKRAPVMLVVELTAILTTVLCFIPDAAVPTFVAAQIAVWLWFTVLFANFAEALAEGRGKARADSLKAGSEGLSARRKTSNGSFQVVPAANLRKGDVVRVEAGEMIPGDGEVIEGIAAVNEAAITGESAPVIRESGGDRSAVTGNTRLVSDWLLVKITANPGESTLDRMIALVEGAKRQKTPNEVALDILLIGLTLIFLLVVVTLQPFAHFANGSLPLVFLVALLVTLIPTTIGGLLSAIGIAGMDRLVRLNVIAKSGRAVEAAGDVHVLLLDKTGTITFGNRRCSAVYAAPGVTARELAEGALFASLADDTAEGKSIVEYLRGLHPQPEPCADLLTAVPFSAETRLSGVDYQGRVYRKGAVDSLLAFVGLKRADLAPALSREIDKIAQSGGTPLLVCADGKLLGAIHLKDVVKPGIRERFAELRKLGIRTVMVTGDNPLTAAAIAAEAGVDDVLAEATPEKKLARIRHEQNDGRLVAMCGDGANDAPALAQADVGMAMNDGTQAAREAANMVDLDSDPTKLLDVVQIGKELLVTRGALTTFSIANDVAKYFAILPALFASIYPQLGVLNVMHLSSPQSAILSAIVFNALIIVVLIPLALRGVRVQAANAAALLRRNLLIYGLGGIAVPFVGIKAIDMLLTALHLV; this is encoded by the coding sequence ATGAATATGCCTGCAATCAAACCGGTAGCCGTGAAGGCGTCGGAGCAACCCAAAACCGCGATTTCGGCCCTCTGGCGTCCGGCGCTGGTGCAAGCCTTCGTCAAACTCGATCCACGGCAACTCAAGCGCGCGCCGGTGATGCTGGTGGTTGAACTGACCGCGATCCTGACCACGGTGTTGTGCTTCATTCCCGACGCGGCGGTGCCAACTTTCGTCGCTGCACAAATCGCGGTGTGGCTATGGTTCACGGTGTTGTTCGCCAATTTCGCCGAAGCCTTGGCCGAAGGTCGCGGCAAGGCTCGCGCCGACAGTCTCAAGGCCGGCAGCGAAGGCCTCAGCGCTCGGCGTAAAACCAGTAACGGCAGCTTTCAAGTGGTGCCTGCCGCCAACTTGAGAAAAGGCGATGTGGTACGTGTCGAAGCGGGGGAGATGATTCCCGGTGACGGCGAGGTGATCGAGGGTATCGCAGCGGTCAACGAAGCGGCGATCACGGGTGAATCTGCGCCCGTGATCCGCGAGTCCGGCGGCGACCGCTCCGCCGTCACCGGCAATACGCGGCTGGTCTCGGACTGGCTGCTGGTGAAGATCACCGCCAACCCCGGTGAGTCGACGCTGGACCGCATGATCGCCCTGGTCGAAGGCGCCAAGCGCCAGAAAACCCCGAACGAAGTGGCGCTCGATATCCTGCTGATCGGCCTGACCCTGATCTTCCTGCTGGTGGTCGTCACCCTGCAACCGTTCGCCCATTTCGCGAATGGCAGTCTGCCGCTGGTGTTTCTGGTGGCGCTGTTGGTGACGCTGATTCCGACCACCATCGGTGGTTTGCTGTCGGCCATCGGTATCGCCGGGATGGACCGTCTGGTGCGCCTGAACGTGATTGCAAAATCAGGTCGGGCAGTGGAAGCGGCGGGCGACGTGCACGTCCTGCTGTTGGACAAGACCGGCACCATCACCTTTGGTAACCGTCGTTGTTCAGCGGTGTATGCCGCGCCGGGCGTGACTGCCAGGGAACTGGCTGAAGGTGCGCTGTTCGCCTCACTGGCCGATGACACCGCTGAGGGTAAATCCATCGTCGAGTACCTGCGCGGGCTTCATCCGCAACCGGAACCCTGCGCTGATCTGCTGACAGCCGTGCCGTTCAGTGCCGAGACTCGCTTGTCCGGGGTCGACTATCAGGGCCGGGTTTATCGTAAAGGTGCAGTGGATTCGTTGCTGGCCTTCGTCGGCCTGAAACGCGCCGACCTGGCACCGGCACTGTCCCGGGAAATCGACAAGATCGCTCAGAGCGGCGGTACTCCGTTGCTGGTGTGTGCCGACGGCAAATTGCTCGGCGCAATACACCTCAAGGATGTGGTCAAGCCCGGTATCCGCGAGCGTTTCGCCGAGCTGCGCAAGCTGGGGATTCGCACGGTCATGGTCACCGGCGATAACCCGTTGACGGCCGCCGCCATTGCCGCCGAAGCAGGCGTTGACGACGTGCTGGCCGAAGCCACGCCGGAGAAAAAACTGGCGCGCATTCGTCACGAGCAGAACGACGGCCGGCTGGTAGCGATGTGCGGCGATGGCGCCAACGATGCCCCCGCACTGGCCCAGGCAGACGTCGGCATGGCGATGAACGATGGCACGCAAGCCGCACGCGAAGCCGCCAACATGGTCGACCTCGACAGCGATCCGACCAAGCTGCTGGACGTGGTACAGATCGGCAAGGAATTGCTGGTCACCCGCGGTGCGCTGACGACCTTTTCCATCGCCAACGACGTGGCGAAATACTTCGCCATCCTGCCGGCGTTGTTTGCCTCGATCTACCCGCAACTCGGTGTGCTCAACGTGATGCACTTGAGCAGTCCGCAGAGCGCGATTCTCTCGGCGATCGTGTTCAACGCCCTGATCATTGTGGTGTTGATTCCGCTGGCACTGCGCGGTGTGCGCGTGCAGGCGGCGAATGCGGCGGCGTTGCTGCGACGCAATCTGTTGATCTACGGACTGGGCGGGATTGCGGTGCCGTTCGTGGGTATCAAGGCCATCGACATGCTGTTGACGGCGTTGCATCTGGTTTGA
- the kdpF gene encoding K(+)-transporting ATPase subunit F produces the protein MSVLDGVSLLLAAGLFIYLLVALLRADRN, from the coding sequence ATGAGCGTTCTGGACGGGGTGTCGCTGCTGCTGGCAGCTGGGCTGTTCATTTATCTGTTGGTTGCGCTGTTGCGCGCGGACCGGAACTAG